One part of the Rutidosis leptorrhynchoides isolate AG116_Rl617_1_P2 chromosome 1, CSIRO_AGI_Rlap_v1, whole genome shotgun sequence genome encodes these proteins:
- the LOC139840089 gene encoding uncharacterized protein translates to MAKKGDVEQASTAFLKKECDGILKKCNLPSKMGDPGPFLIPYNVNGSEMLTSLADSGASINFMPYSVYKRLGLGDLSSTTMGVKLIDQSINSSMGIAEDLIVKVRNMEFPIDFVIVDIKEDPVVPLVLGRSFLATAGSFFDLNREIDSSG, encoded by the coding sequence atGGCCAAAAAGGGAGATGTTGAGCAAGCATCCACCGCTTTCTTGAAAAAGGAGTGTGATGGAATTTTAAAGAAATGTAACCTACCATCAAAAATGGGTGATCCCGGACCTTTCCTTATCCCATACAATGTAAACGGTTCGGAGATGCTCACATCTTTAGCCGATTCGGGAGCAAGTATCAACTTCATGCCCTACTCCGTTTACAAAAGACTAGGCCTAGGTGACCTTTCAAGCACTACAATGGGAGTTAAATTAATTGATCAATCAATTAACTCTAGTATGGGGATTGCCGAAGACTTAATTGTTAAGGTGAGGAACATGGAATTTCCCATTGACTTTGTTATTGTTGATATAAAAGAAGACCCGGTTGTGCCCCTTGTTTTGGGAAGGTCATTTTTGGCAACTGCGGGCTCTTTCTTTGACTTGAACCGGGAAATTGACTCTTCGGGATAA